In Dromaius novaehollandiae isolate bDroNov1 chromosome 2, bDroNov1.hap1, whole genome shotgun sequence, one DNA window encodes the following:
- the SEH1L gene encoding nucleoporin SEH1 isoform X3, whose product MFVARSIAADHRDLIHDVSFDFHGRRMATCSSDQSVKVWDKSENGDWHCTASWKTHSGSVWRVTWAHPEFGQVLASCSFDRTAAVWEEIVGESNDKLRGQSHWVKRTTLVDSRTSVTDVKFAPKHMGLMLATCSADGVVRIYEAPDVMNLSQWSLQHEISCKLSCSCISWNPSSSRAHSPMIAVGSDDNSPNILAKVQIYEYNENTRKYAKAEALMTVTDPVHDIAFAPNLGRSFHILAVATKDVRIFTLKPLRKELTSSGGLTKFEIHIAAQFDNHNSQVWRVSWNITGTVLASSGDDGCVRLWKANYMDNWKCTGILKGNGSPVNGSSQQGIFSASLGSANTSLQNSLNGSSAGRKQS is encoded by the exons ATGTTCGTGGCGCGCAGCATCGCGGCGGATCACCGCGACCTCATCCACGATGTCTCTTTCGACTTCCACGGGCGGCGCATGGCGACGTGCTCCAGCGACCAAAGCGTCAAA GTCTGGGACAAAAGTGAAAATGGAGATTGGCATTGCACTGCCAGCTGGAAG ACACATAGTGGATCTGTGTGGCGTGTGACGTGGGCTCATCCTGAATTTGGGCAGGTCTTGGCTTCATGCTCTTTTGACAGAACTGCAGCTGTATGGGAAGAAATAGTGGGAGAGTCAAATGATAAACTCAGAGGACAAAGTCACTGG GTAAAGAGGACAACTCTGGTGGACAGTAGGACATCTGTAACAGATGTTAAGTTTGCTCCCAAGCATATGGGTCTTATGTTAGCAACTTGTTCAGCAGATGGAGTTGTAAGGATTTATGAGGCTCCAGACGTGATGAATCTCAGCCAGTGGTCACTGCAGCATGAAATCTCATGTAAGCTAAGCTGCAGTTGCATTTCTTGGAATCCTTCAAG CTCTCGAGCTCATTCTCCAATGATAGCTGTAGGAAGCGATGACAACAGTCCAAATATATTGGCTAAGGTTCAAATTTATGAATATAATGAAAACACCAG aaaatatgCAAAAGCAGAAGCTCTTATGACAGTTACAGATCCTGTACATGATATTGCATTTGCTCCAAACCTGGGAAGATCCTTCCACATCTTAGCTGTAGCAACCAAAGATGTACGAATTTTCACGCTAAAACCTCTGAG GAAAGAATTGACTTCTTCTGGAGGGTTAACAAAATTTGAAATTCACATTGCGGCTCAGTTTGATAATCACAACTCCCAGGTCTGGCGAGTGAGCTGGAATATTACAGGCACAGTGCTTGCCTCCTCTGGTGATGATGGCTGTGTTCGACTGTGGAAGG CTAATTATATGGACAACTGGAAGTGCACTGGTATACTGAAAGGCAATGGGAGTCCAGTCAACGGTAGTTCTCAGCAGGGAATTTTCAGTGCCTCTCTAGGTTCAGCTAATACAAGCCTACAGAATTCACTAAATGGATCATCTGCTGGCAG
- the SEH1L gene encoding nucleoporin SEH1 isoform X4, which produces MFVARSIAADHRDLIHDVSFDFHGRRMATCSSDQSVKVWDKSENGDWHCTASWKTHSGSVWRVTWAHPEFGQVLASCSFDRTAAVWEEIVGESNDKLRGQSHWVKRTTLVDSRTSVTDVKFAPKHMGLMLATCSADGVVRIYEAPDVMNLSQWSLQHEISCKLSCSCISWNPSSSRAHSPMIAVGSDDNSPNILAKVQIYEYNENTRKYAKAEALMTVTDPVHDIAFAPNLGRSFHILAVATKDVRIFTLKPLRKELTSSGGLTKFEIHIAAQFDNHNSQVWRVSWNITGTVLASSGDDGCVRLWKANYMDNWKCTGILKGNGSPVNGSSQQGIFSASLGSANTSLQNSLNGSSAGSES; this is translated from the exons ATGTTCGTGGCGCGCAGCATCGCGGCGGATCACCGCGACCTCATCCACGATGTCTCTTTCGACTTCCACGGGCGGCGCATGGCGACGTGCTCCAGCGACCAAAGCGTCAAA GTCTGGGACAAAAGTGAAAATGGAGATTGGCATTGCACTGCCAGCTGGAAG ACACATAGTGGATCTGTGTGGCGTGTGACGTGGGCTCATCCTGAATTTGGGCAGGTCTTGGCTTCATGCTCTTTTGACAGAACTGCAGCTGTATGGGAAGAAATAGTGGGAGAGTCAAATGATAAACTCAGAGGACAAAGTCACTGG GTAAAGAGGACAACTCTGGTGGACAGTAGGACATCTGTAACAGATGTTAAGTTTGCTCCCAAGCATATGGGTCTTATGTTAGCAACTTGTTCAGCAGATGGAGTTGTAAGGATTTATGAGGCTCCAGACGTGATGAATCTCAGCCAGTGGTCACTGCAGCATGAAATCTCATGTAAGCTAAGCTGCAGTTGCATTTCTTGGAATCCTTCAAG CTCTCGAGCTCATTCTCCAATGATAGCTGTAGGAAGCGATGACAACAGTCCAAATATATTGGCTAAGGTTCAAATTTATGAATATAATGAAAACACCAG aaaatatgCAAAAGCAGAAGCTCTTATGACAGTTACAGATCCTGTACATGATATTGCATTTGCTCCAAACCTGGGAAGATCCTTCCACATCTTAGCTGTAGCAACCAAAGATGTACGAATTTTCACGCTAAAACCTCTGAG GAAAGAATTGACTTCTTCTGGAGGGTTAACAAAATTTGAAATTCACATTGCGGCTCAGTTTGATAATCACAACTCCCAGGTCTGGCGAGTGAGCTGGAATATTACAGGCACAGTGCTTGCCTCCTCTGGTGATGATGGCTGTGTTCGACTGTGGAAGG CTAATTATATGGACAACTGGAAGTGCACTGGTATACTGAAAGGCAATGGGAGTCCAGTCAACGGTAGTTCTCAGCAGGGAATTTTCAGTGCCTCTCTAGGTTCAGCTAATACAAGCCTACAGAATTCACTAAATGGATCATCTGCTGGCAG